A window of the Trichoderma asperellum chromosome 4, complete sequence genome harbors these coding sequences:
- a CDS encoding uncharacterized protein (EggNog:ENOG41) — MSLPSLKQYHRKPYAAISPSRQELSQAGKTIVVTGGNSGIGYAIARGFIQAFAKHVIILGRRQDVVKSAAGKLAKEADSFGSSTTVEGKVCDIASLESTETFWEELQRNGVFVDVLVLNAAAAGQSAPILRSGLGNIWAEYEANVRSTMDFTERFYKQTVKQGASSRKFLVYLSTIAGYMWQSMAPERPSYGITKNAATLLVQQIAKDTDVNDMQIVSFHPGGVLTEMARKSGASEDLGIPFDDENLPGQFAVWAASREAEHLHGRFVWANWDVDEVKAVLGKQISEEPNFLKVGIEGLSEKFPNPMITPELLQKIMEFKQQAHQAKN; from the exons ATGAGTCTCCCATCTCTGAAGCAGTACCATCGAAAGCCCTATGCGGCCATCTCTCCCTCACGCCAAGAACTCAGCCAAGCAGGCAAAACTATTGTAGTCACTGGAGGCAATAGTGGAATTGGATATGCCATCGCCCGTGGTTTCATCCAAGCTTTCGCCAAACACGTCATTATTCTGGGCCGCCGTCAAGACGTTGTGAAATCCGCCGCTGGGAAGCTCGCTAAAGAAGCAGACAGCTTTGGGTCGTCTACTACGGTTGAGGGCAAAGTCTGCGATATTGCAAGCCTTGAGTCTACGGAAACATTCTGGGAAGAGCTTCAACGTAATGGAGTCTTTGTCGACGTTTTGGTCCTCaatgcggcggcggctggacAATCAGCCCCCATTCTCAGAAGTGGCCTTGGCAATATCTGGGCGGAATATGAAGCTAATGTACGCTCTACAATGGATTTTACCGAgcgattttataagcagacGGTCAAACAAGGTGCAAGCTCTCGCAAG TTCTTGGTGTACCTCTCGACTATTGCCGGATATATGTGGCAGTCAATGGCTCCGGAACGTCCAAGTTATGGCATAACCAAGAATGCTGCTACACTCTTGGTTCAACAGATTGCCAAAGACACTGATGTAAACGACATGCAGATCGTAAGCTTCCATCCAGGTGGCGTTCTCACAGAGATGGCTCGCAAGTCTGGCGCAAGCGAGGACCTGGGAATTCCTTTTGATGATG AGAACCTTCCAGGCCAATTTGCAGTCTGGGCAGCTAGCCGAGAAGCTGAACATCTGCATGGTCGATTTGTCTGGGCTAACTGGGATGTTGATGAAGTGAAGGCTGTTCTGGGTAAGCAGATTTCGGAAGAGCCTAATTTCCTAAAGGTTGGAATCGAAGGGCTATCTGAAAAATTTCCCAATCCTATGATAACACCTGAGCTGCTTCAGAAGATTATGGAATTTAAGCAGCAGGCACACCAGGCTAAAAACTAG
- a CDS encoding uncharacterized protein (EggNog:ENOG41) — protein MSDSDSSSASSASDSPRGGSPEPELAPTEEQEQTTQPAAGDDNQDESTPDENSAATPETEANVPVEEELDPDAEPLHVTWKGEGNSDPSAIAVDFVIIHGVYGAWENESQAGPGSGSSEWVANYAESLDTPSRILRFEYEPLQLFCGRKSREAIRNCALKLLRALAARRRNESQKRLIIFVAHDIGGLLVKDALSAAAADIASWVDITEMSRILVFLGSPHRSVDHFDMEDRLSRFLFGAFDSGIAEIRPSTSAISGFAAAAMEINGLFVESKILLRSRAVSVHHQEGYSLKINKAFDIFSATLGIPMEKRIPEPSDSGYDYSHLTKCLGDLLNTFNTPVPADQLRYERTILTLASPIFPLQSSKRDTGDLENSQQIKSWLKHRGPQMLYLHGTQHVRETAEQLFYVMEEHAAKSASTMVLYFSFDRYDVRCDSLRDMLATFLAQIMCFYPASGDRIRSTFGRLEQERGWTEADLIYLFERFRFTDQVDHVMFVINHFDECTKGSRKQFLDNFAYLSQASENSWKVVVTSHKPGALSEEFSGPWCINMDLDASEEKLISIANTDSTDDMARLLTARPELHFEPRVIEDQLQYIDKFDPLSKHIIWEQAAVRKDWPHETSIEDLLKSLTLDPNATADDDQNLEQLLAWVLGNSPEPAILRQLLTWLLYAVRPLTIWELATVIYLGSDADKGHASPDSAAIESLISKIKVWLAGIVVIQHNEVKFWHPRLRNILMASGVGDGKSAESRFLWNEIKKTAHLDIVNFCLKYLSQPTVREYINKTFPATDAESFESPTFADRGNLCSYALQAWTHHFLLSSPKPDLSKFLSQPSAPELASSWAKGYWALSNPITRSTTCLDTLFPIFASLGLADVIEARDDTDTRRGLLEAASKGQSEVVLALMKKIDVPESTLMDIMVAAAAYGNEDMMLDMLDRIISNNPKPDVAAWSPVLLHRAAWIGFDRFADRILDLGYPPDIEGSWSSIIKASPLSQAARNFHVGMVRTLIKHNADITSRHLFNRVPIHHVAGQGHAEIAKILAEEGKTDIEVTDEDNKTTLYFGCLWGHHHVVEVLLDMGADPNMGIKPDDTPQSWSPLTVAVDDGYEKCVRLLLDKKANPNLPGPSMWGTALRYAAVKGHLNICQMLVDSGADPNSQFISPPILTQMITDYEASENQLEIFDFLLSNNADANAKDSDGTPVLIHASRSDQCMEFVQRLLDHGADVNLLNSNDQSALYFSALDKKEDLTKLLVEKGAKVNEVSSITITPLYFAVPDSDIVRILVENGADPNIGKNSGFTPLMHAAWFGYDESMELLLDHGASLEEVYDGDDENQRGWTALSCAASHASKETVRILAEHGADLKHVSEKGLPILHMAAQEDVFSVLMEYPSRIDVNQLDQDGKSALHYTDVSMYNVKLLVNAGINLNIQEKTRGDTAISLAAYVGNLERVKYFIKHGANIHLGSSCDGAAIHQACRLSHMDVLKFLVENGANVDHVTNYGSCGTPLQAACLQFATGENRMVDETVDYLLDHGADVNVEGGFVGSALHAAAYAATPKTIKTFLDKGAKIDIKDSMNRMPIHAGAFNGIENLKAILEAGGDITSRDSIGRTALHWAAQPGRVQAVEKIISLLPNKEAIDELDIDGWTPLCWAARGTDCWLAVEHASEPEEQIKTMKLLLENGANRFVQASVGKEKWTPLKIARFTGQPEEVIELLKHGLGSEHEKDKDEKKAPEGESEENKSRKGVYSSATCDSCRCRIYGFCYHCNECIDYDICWKCYTHKELVHFSDHTFDTNGPEFEDSPDDEAHDDASSDSSDSTDSDSDVSN, from the exons ATGTCAGATTCAGATTCTTCATCTGCCTCTAGCGCGTCCGATTCACCGCGGGGCGGTTCGCCAGAGCCTGAGTTAGCGCCCacagaagaacaagagcaaACCACGCAGCCAGCTGCTGGTGACGACAATCAGGATGAATCAACTCCTGATGAGAATTCAGCTGCAACTCCAGAGACTGAGGCAAATGTGCCGGTAGAGGAAGAGCTAGATCCAGATGCCGAGCCCCTCCATGTTACATGGAAAGGTGAGGGGAACTCTGATCCCTCCGCAATAGCCGTAGA CTTCGTAATAATTCATGGCGTCTATGGAGCGTGGGAAAACGAATCCCAAGCAGGGCCGGGCTCCGGTAGTAGTGAATGGGTAGCAAATTATGCCGAATCACTCGATACACCATCTAGGATTCTTCGTTTTGAGTACGAGCCACTACAGTTATTTTGTGGCAGGAAAAGCCGCGAGGCCATCCGAAACTGCGCTCTGAAACTATTGCGAGCACTTGCTGCTAGGAGAAGAAATGAAAGTCAG AAACGGCTCATTATTTTTGTTGCGCATGATATTGGAGGTCTCCTAGTTAAAGAT GCTCTATCTGCGGCGGCAGCTGATATAGCTTCCTGGGTAGACATTACAGAAATGAGTCGTATTCTG GTTTTTCTCGGCTCTCCTCATCGAAGTGTTGACCACTTTGACATGGAAGACAGACTTTCTCGATTTCTGTTTGGTGCGTTTGATTCGGGAATTGCGGAGATTCGACCTTCTACTTCTGCAATTTCTGGgtttgcagcagctgctaTGGAGATCAACGGCTTGTTTGTTGAATCGAAAATTCTTCTACGCAGCCGAGCAGTTAGCGTCCATCATCAAGAAGGATATtcattaaaaataaataag GCGTTTGACATTTTCAGCGCAACACTGGGTATACCCATGGAGAAAAGAATTCCTGAACCAAGCGATAGCGGTTACGACTACTCCCATCTTACCAAATGTCTTGGGGATCTACTAAATA CCTTCAATACCCCAGTGCCCGCAGACCAGCTTCGTTACGAAAGGACAATTTTGACTCTTGCTTCGCCTATCTTTCCTCTACAGAGCAGCAAACGTGACACTGGAGATCTTGAAAACTCCCAACAAATCAAATCGTGGCTTAAACACCGTGGCCCACAAATGCTCTATCTTCATGGCACCCAACACGTCCGCGAAACAGCGGAGCAGCTTTTCTACGTCATGGAAGAGCATGCTGCCAAAAGCGCAAGCACAATGGTCCTCTATTTCTCTTTTGATCGATACGATGTCAGGTGTGACTCTCTTAGAGACATGCTCGCCACTTTTTTGGCCCAGATTATGTGTTTCTATCCTGCTAGTGGAGATCGTATCAGAAGCACTTTTGGTCGTCTTGAGCAAGAACGTGGATGGACTGAGGCAGATCTAATCTATCTATTCGAGCGTTTCAGATTTACTGACCAGGTGGATCATGTTATGTTTGTGATAAATCACTTCGATGAGTGCACAAAGGGCTCTCGAAAACAGTTCCTCGACAACTTCGCATATCTTTCACAGGCGAGCGAGAATTCATGGAAAGTCGTCGTCACAAGTCATAAACCGGGTGCCCTTTCAGAAGAATTTTCTGGACCTTGGTGTATTAACATGGATCTTGATGCGTCTGAGGAAAAATTAATTAGCATTGCCAATACCGATTCCACAGACGACATGGCACGGCTACTCACGGCACGGCCGGAGCTTCACTTTGAGCCTCGTGTCATTGAAGATCAGTTGCAATACATTGACAAATTTGATCCTCTATCCAAACATATCATTTGGGAACAAGCGGCCGTACGAAAAGATTGGCCACATGAGACTTCAATTGAAGACTTACTTAAGTCGTTGACACTCGATCCTAATGCAACAGCTGACGATGATCAAAACCTGGAACAGCTGCTGGCTTGGGTCCTCGGAAATTCTCCCGAGCCGGCAATTCTACGACAGCTCCTAACGTGGCTCCTCTACGCCGTACGGCCACTCACTATCTGGGAACTCGCAACAGTGATCTACCTTGGATCTGATGCCGACAAGGGTCACGCCTCTCCCGATTCAGCGGCGATAGAAAGCCTTATATCCAAAATCAAGGTGTGGCTCGCCGGCATTGTTGTGATACAACACAACGAAGTCAAATTTTGGCATCCAAGACTACGAAATATTCTCATGGCCAGCGGTGTAGGCGATGGAAAATCTGCTGAGTCCCGATTCTTATGGAatgaaataaagaaaacagcTCACCTGGACATCGTAAATTTTTGCTTGAAATATCTCTCCCAACCAACGGTAAGAGAGTATATTAACAAGACTTTCCCCGCCACAGATGCAGAATCTTTCGAATCACCTACCTTTGCAGATCGAGGAAACCTATGCTCTTACGCTCTCCAAGCGTGGACGCATCATTTTTTACTTAGCTCCCCTAAGCCCGATCTATCCAAGTTTCTTTCCCAACCATCAGCCCCTGAACTGGCAAGTAGCTGGGCAAAGGGCTATTGGGCGCTCTCGAATCCAATCACTAGGAGCACTACCTGTTTAGACACTCTGTTCCCAATTTTCGCAAGCTTGGGTCTGGCTGATGTCATTGAAGCACGAGATGACACAGACACACGCCGAGGCTTGCTTGAAGCTGCCTCAAAAGGTCAATCGGAAGTTGTGCTGGCACTTATGAAGAAAATTGACGTTCCAGAATCCACTCTTATGGACATCATGGTGGCCGCTGCGGCATATGGCAATGAGGATATGATGTTAGATATGCTTGATCGCATCATTTCAAATAACCCAAAGCCCGATGTCGCTGCCTGGTCGCCCGTCCTGCTTCATCGAGCAGCGTGGATTGGTTTTGATCGGTTTGCAGACCGAATACTTGACTTGGGATATCCTCCAGATATTGAAGGTAGTTGGTCGTCGATCATTAAAGCCTCTCCACTCTCTCAAGCAGCCCGCAATTTCCACGTTGGTATGGTCCGAACCCTCATTAAGCATAATGCGGATATTACCTCCCGCCATCTATTCAACAGAGTACCCATCCATCATGTTGCAGGGCAAGGCCATGCTGAGATCGCCAAAATCTTagctgaagaagggaaaacCGACATAGAGGTTACAGATGAGGACAATAAGACAACTCTCTATTTTGGCTGCTTATGGGGACATCATCACGTCGTTGAAGTGCTATTGGACATGGGAGCAGATCCTAATATGGGCATCAAACCTGATGATACCCCACAAAGCTGGTCGCCGCTTACGGTGGCTGTTGATGACGGCTATGAGAAGTGCGTGAGGCTTCTACTTGACAAGAAGGCCAACCCAAATCTGCCTGGACCTTCAATGTGGGGCACTGCTCTGCGATATGCTGCTGTGAAAGGCCATCTGAACATTTGTCAGATGTTGGTTGACAGCGGCGCAGACCCTAACAGCCAGTTTATTTCACCTCCAATCCTCACTCAGATGATTACTGATTACGAGGCGAGCGAGAATCAGCTCGAGATCTTTGACTTCCTTCTATCAAACAATGCCGATGCCAACGCAAAAGATTCCGACGGCACGCCTGTACTGATTCATGCCAGCAGAAGCGATCAGTGCATGGAATTTGTTCAGAGGCTTCTGGATCATGGCGCAGACGTCAACCTCTTGAATTCAAACGACCAGTCTGCGTTGTATTTTTCCGCGCTtgacaagaaagaagatcTTACCAAGCTATTGGTAGAGAAAGGCGCAAAGGTCAACGAAGTTAGCTCAATCACTATAACTCCTTTGTACTTCGCCGTTCCCGATAGCGATATTGTTCGTATCCTAGTCGAAAACGGCGCCGATCCAAACATTGGAAAGAATTCAGGATTTACACCTCTTATGCATGCGGCTTGGTTCGGCTACGATGAATCAATGGAACTTCTCTTGGACCACGGTGCATCTCTGGAAGAAGTTTACGACGGAGATGACGAGAACCAGAGAGGATGGACAGCTCTGTCATGTGCCGCATCTCATGCCTCCAAGGAAACAGTTCGAATACTGGCTGAACATGGGGCCGATCTTAAACACGTATCAGAGAAGGGGTTGCCTATTTTGCATATGGCTGCTCAAGAAGATGTGTTCTCTGTTCTCATGGAATATCCTTCAAGGATTGATGTGAATCAACTTGACCAGGATGGAAAGTCAGCTCTTCATTATACCGATGTGTCAATGTATAATGTGAAACTCCTTGTCAATGCTGGAATAAATCTAAATATCCAGGAAAAAACAAGGGGTGATACAGCAATTTCTCTGGCAGCCTACGTGGGAAACCTAGAGCGTGTCAAATATTTCATCAAGCATGGCGCCAATATTCACCTCGGTTCATCATGTGATGGCGCTGCTATCCATCAAGCATGCCGATTAAGCCACATGGATGTTTTAAAATTCCTCGTTGAGAATGGAGCCAATGTTGATCATGTCACCAACTACGGCTCCTGTGGAACTCCTCTACAAGCAGCATGCTTGCAATTCGCAACAGGTGAAAATCGAATGGTAGACGAAACAGTCGACTACCTTCTTGATCATGGAGCAGATGTGAACGTAGAAGGCGGCTTTGTTGGTTCTGCCCTTCATGCAGCGGCATATGCAGCAACGCCGAAAACGATCAAAACATTCTTGGATAAAGGAGCAAAAATTGATATCAAGGATTCAATGAATCGCATGCCTATACATGCCGGAGCATTCAATGGTATCGAAAATTTGAAGGCGATCCTCGAGGCAGGGGGGGATATCACTTCTCGAGATAGCATCGGACGGACCGCATTACATTGGGCAGCACAGCCTGGTAGAGTGCAGGCCGTGGAGAAAATCATATCACTCTTACCTAATAAAGAGGCTATTGACGAGCTAGACATTGACGGCTGGACGCCGCTTTGCTGGGCGGCGCGCGGCACAGACTGTTGGTTGGCTGTAGAACACGCCAGCGAGCCAGAAGAGCAAATTAAGACGATGAAACTCCTACTTGAGAACGGGGCCAACCGTTTTGTCCAAGCCTCAGTTGGTAAGGAGAAGTGGACACCACTGAAGATAGCTAGATTTACTGGGCAGCCAGAAGAAGTAATTGAGCTATTGAAGCATGGCCTCGGTTCTGAACATGAAAAGGACAAGGATGAAAAGAAGGCGCCAGAAGGAGAATCCGAAGAAAATAAATCCAGAAAGGGAGTCTACAGCTCAGCAACATGTGATAGTTGCAGATGT CGTATTTATGGCTTTTGCTATCATTGTAACGAATGTATTGATTACGACATATGTTGGAAATGTTATACGCATAAAGAGCTGGTTCATTTCTCAGATCATACGTTTGATACAAACGGTCCAGAGTTTGAAGATTCGCCAGATGATGAGGCACATGATGATGCATCGTCGGATTCGTCGGATTCAACAGATTCAGACTCAGATGTGAGTAATTAG